In the Colletotrichum higginsianum IMI 349063 chromosome 7 map unlocalized unitig_7, whole genome shotgun sequence genome, one interval contains:
- a CDS encoding C4-dicarboxylate transporter/malic acid transporter codes for MAPANEVVADYGYQTPDENNRPSYFAQDNDTPSTSFQTPKSPLRRPPFGPQSSHGLVLESGHGALPSVEGRAESNESKPDNAKASKENRSSFQKTMVSSERQTPLHQDADMPQATGGMANVIHSLPYQAAWLNGIAIAFFLLNVILFIMNCVLAGFRFKLRPGTLTHSFTDQTESLFIPSSVVSLAIISINICQFGVPNVGPWLLRVMQILFWFYIALSVIASSTIYMVLWSTLAFPIHTMTPTWVFPAYPLLLTAPFASTLIQAATQTNQHAVTLNTTAIALCAVATQGAGCLIAFMISAAFIYRLMTQKLPRDFQRPGVFISIGPFAFTVGGLVQLGNQADTILPSNFLGVDIAVPIIKVMSVMIGLWLWGLSMWFFIVSVGSLWKYVRPESKMPFQMTWWSFVFPNTALVTSTTALGKVFQNNGLQIFGCAMAACLLVMSWDSKSASHRRQSSNAGAPKNLPIHTRQESRPTTTEPKSSHVTDDFLQDFLDPSFDPAAYLNATLSPLQNGSSQSSRSGGQAIPLAELSNEAQTLLSQLNIHTTRLSGTLTQLTDDILRSGSRLAYEVELLRGETLSLAETMNETLQEDIKKFVPGGLGECPAQGATDETGLKATDGEERRGSAGVIKADENTFTERETPSEPPYIHQLRTLTVVRSRLDTVIKTFGDAMEFVFPPSELSVSSSFLSVSAPDPGAEQHSTEEKGQQVLQQLRDEISQLLTKSEDPVKGIEEAAQRIEELKELNKVWKGTAEEKGRTRFIESLAKMVEDRHRDLMREADKASRTDGRARKGSIHADAAENKTYLGGYGLMSQLQKLRNGL; via the exons ATGGCCCCCGCCAATGAAGTGGTAGCCGACTACGGCTATCAAACCCCTGACGAGAACAACCGACCTTCGTATTTCGCTCAAGACAACGACACTCCGTCCACTTCATTTCAAACGCCAAAGTCCCCCCTCAGACGACCTCCTTTCGGTCCCCAGTCGTCTCATGGACTTGTCCTGGAATCGGGGCATGGGGCGCTTCCCTCTGTCGAAGGGCGGGCAGAGTCGAACGAGTCCAAGCCCGATAACGCGAAAGCTAGCAAAGAGAATCGTTCCAGCTTCCAGAAG ACAATGGTGAGCAGCGAACGCCAGACGCCGCTTCATCAAGATGCTGATATGCCACAGGCCACTGGAGGAATGGCAAACGTGATACACTCTC TCCCATACCAAGCTGCTTGGCTTAACGGCATAGCCATTGCTTTTTTCTTACTCAATGTCATTCTCTTCATCATGAATTGTGTGCTCGCTGGTTTTCGCTTCAAATTGCGACCAGGAACGCTCACGCACTCTTTCACCGACCAAACAGAGTCCTTGTTTATTCCTTCATCCGTTGTCTC ATTGGCCATCATATCGATCAACATATGCCAATTCGGCGTCCCAAATGTTGGTCCATGGCTCCTTCGAGTCATGCAAATTCTGTTTTGGTTCTATATAGCCTTGAGCGTGATAGCTAGCTCGACCATCTACATGGTTCTCTGGTCGACACT AGCTTTCCCCATTCACACCATGACACCAACATGGGTCTTCCCAGCCTATCCTCTGCTTCTCACAGCACCTTTCGCGAGCACACTCATCCAAGCCGCAACTCAGACGAATCAGCATGCTGTCACTCTTAACACTACCGCAATAGCCCTTTGTGCCGTTGCCACTCAGGGAGCAGGGTGTCTGATTGCGTTCATGATCTCGGCTGCGTTCATATATCGGTTGATGACACAGAAGCTTCCCAGGGATTTCCAACGTCCTGGTGTG TTCATTTCTATCGGACCGTTTGCGTTTACAGTGGGAGGACTAG TGCAACTCGGCAACCAAGCAGATACTATTCTACCCAGCAACTTCCTGGGCGTTGATATTGCCGTTCCTATCATCAAGGTCATGTCGGTCATGATTGGTCTGTGGCTATGGGGACTATCAATGTGGTTCTTCATTGTCTCTGTCGGGTCTCTTTGGAAATATGTGCGACCAGAAAGCAAGATGCCTTTCCAGATGACGTGGTGGTCATTTGTTTTCCCGAATACGGCGTTGGTGACTTCTAccaccgccctcggcaaggTCTTCCAGAACAACGGACTGCAGATCTTCGGATGTGCCATGGCCGCTTGTCTTCTAGTT ATGTCGTGGGATTCCAAGTCGGCATCACACCGACGTCAAAGCAGTAATGCCGGCGCCCCCAAGAACCTTCCCATTCACACCCGTCAAGAGTCCAGGCCAACAACCACCGAGCCGAAGTCGAGCCACGTAACGGACGATTTTCTACAGGACTTTTTGGACCCTTCGTTCGACCCTGCCGCTTATTTGAACGCCACTCTCTCGCCTCTTCAGAATGGGAGCAGTCAATCGTCACGAAGCGGTGGCCAGGCCATCCCGCTGGCGGAACTGTCCAATGAGGCGCAGACGCTGCTGTCTCAGCTGAACATTCATACGACGAGGCTTTCGGGCACGCTCACCCAGCTGACGGACGACATTCTAAGAAGCGGCAGTCGACTTGCCTATGAGGTCGAGCTTCTGCGAGGCGAGACATTGAGTCTTGCAGAGACCATGAATGAGACCTTGCAGGAGGACATCAAGAAGTTCGTGCctggcggccttggagaGTGTCCTGCACAGGGTGCTACGGACGAGACAGGCCTCAAGGCTACGGATGGAGAGGAAAGGAGAGGATCTGCCGGGGTCATTAAGGCAGACGAGAACACGTTTACGGAGCGAGAGACGCCTTCAGAGCCACCGTACATTCACCAGCTGCGGACCTTGACGGTCGTTCGCTCCCGCCTTGACACCGTCATCAAGACTTTTGGTGACGCCATGGAGTTCGTCTTCCCACCGTCAGAGCTCTCGGTTAGCTCATCCTTCCTGTCCGTCTCGGCGCCGGATCCCGGGGCGGAGCAGCATAGTacggaggagaagggacAGCAGGTCCTCCAGCAGCTGCGGGACGAGATCTCACAGCTGCTGACCAAGTCGGAGGACCCGGTCAAGGGgatcgaggaggcggcgcagcgTATCGAAGAGCTCAAGGAGCTGAACAAGGTGTGGAAAGGAACGGCGGAGGAGAAAGGAAGGACAAGATTCATCGAGAGTCTGGCCAAAATGGTCGAAGACCGGCACAGGGATCTCATGAGGGAGGCTGACAAGGCGAGTAGGACCGATGGACgggcgaggaaggggagTATCCATGCCGACGCGGCGGAGAACAAGACGTATCTTGGAGGCTATGGCTTAATGAGCCAGCTCCAGAAGCTCAGAAATGGATTGTAG
- a CDS encoding Mechanosensitive ion channel, translated as MPDSDIPLTQVRSAASTGARKATMNTSSEDTGSGTNEKHGIFHHHNNNNKGGRRKKHGELGRKGTGGSDDVKVNAMGRFYNKITGASVVTRYLVYIIPIGILLAIPLIVLPITGHRKDVLVGGTKGKPLFDLFLWIEIAWLTLWAGKCVAWVLPHAFMFFCGVVSSGTRKYATVLSNLQIALSLFFWALASWQSFQALFKATNEADQASWITTMIRLLGATFISSAVYLGEKAIVQLIGISYHQRSFALRIKESKREVRLLGLLYDASRTLFPMYCPEFEDEDYIINDSLDLILSKAAKGGKGGAGSATPLRLVGDIGRMGDKITGVFGNIASEITGKQVFNPNSAHSIVIEALEKTKPSEALARRIWMSFVVEGKDSLYPDDFQEVLGPAYSEEAEESFGMIDNDMNGDISLEEMTRKVVEIGRERKAITEGMKDIGQALRVFDKVLMFVVLLIVVFIFLAWFQSSFLTTVATAGTALLSLSFVFAVTTQEFLGSCIFLFVKHPYDVGDRVDIVGSEKQQLIVDKISLLYTVFTRIDKMQVVQVPNITLNNLWIENVTRSKAMKEVIDLNVSYDTSFEDLELLRVELENFVRNSDNSRDFMPDIAIGVAGVGDLDKLQLKIAIKHKSNWHNDAVRATRRSKFMCALAMALKKIPIYAPGGGAEALGAPGNPSYSVAVSDQFAASARDQAAKEKEAKRLVPSPAAEGTDTQPDPNTEKQAVQELNLRDPLTEEEWGYRVGDEQTLSGSRDRQSEDRRRSNDIDRVRSQLMKRASTRGGGGRRKPGESIPMSTINDGMGLNLAQTTSRSRIYDEEAGTGVPDSYNSAYYGTQSPSYPNYGQTLSPTISPPQQTSGLTPHPLQSAPSGQRPRGRSVSNSQQQNEADQSGQKK; from the exons ATGCCTGACAGCGACATCCCCTTGACCCAGGTCAggagcgccgcctcgacTGGCGCACGAAAGGCCACCATGAACACCTCCAGCGAGGACACAGGCTCCGGCACGAATGAGAAGCACGGCATCTTTCACCACcacaacaataacaacaagGGCGGCCGCCGCAAGAAGCACGGCGAGCTAGGCCGCAAAGGGACCGGTGGCTCTGACGATGTCAAGGTCAACGCCATGGGCAGATTCTACAACAAGATCACCGGCGCCTCTGTTGTCACCCGCTATCTGGTCTACATCATCCCCATCGGCATTCTTCTCGCCATTCCCTTGATTGTCCTTCCCATTACCGGCCACCGGAAGGATGTCCTCGTGGGAGGGACCAAGGGCAAGCCGCTGTTCGACCTGTTTCTGTGGATCGAAATCGCCTGGCTCACTCTCTGGGCTGGCAAATGCGTCGCCTGGGTCCTCCCTCACGCCTTCATGTTCTTCTGCGGAGTCGTCAGTTCTGGCACGCGCAAGTATGCCACCGTCCTCTCCAACCTGCAGATCGCCCTCTCGCTGTTCTTCTGGGCCCTTGCTTCCTGGCAGTCCTTCCAGGCGCTCTTCAAGGCCACCAACGAAGCCGACCAGGCTTCGTGGATCACTACCATGATTCGCCTCTTGGGCGCTACCTTCATCTCGTCTGCCGTCTACCTCGGTGAGAAGGCCATTGTCCAGCTCATTGGTATCTCTTACCACCAGCGTTCCTTCGCCCTGCGCATCAAGGAATCCAAGCGCGAGGttcgcctcctcggcctgctctACGACGCGTCGCGCACTCTTTTCCCCATGTACTGCCCCGAGTTCGAAGACGAGGACTACATCATCAACGATAGTCTCGACCTGATTTTGtccaaggcggccaagggcggcaagggcggcgctGGCTCTGCCACCCCTCTCCGACTCGTCGGTGATATTGGCCGTATGGGAGACAAGATCACGGGCGTCTTCGGTAACATCGCATCGGAAATCACTGGAAAGCAAGTCTTCAACCCCAACTCGGCTCActccatcgtcatcgaggcTCTGGAGAAGACCAAGCCCTCTGAAGCTCTCGCCCGCCGCATCTGGATGTCATTCGTCGTCGAAGGAAAGGACTCGCTGTACCCCGATGACTTCCAGGAAGTGCTGGGACCCGCCTACTCGGAGGAAGCCGAAGAGTCTTTTGGCATGATTGACAACGACATGAACGGCGACATCAGTCTGGAGGAGATGACTCGCAAGGTGGTGGAGATCGGCAGGGAACGCAAGGCTATCACCGAAGGCATGAAGGACATCGGTCAGGCACTACGCGTGTTTGATAAGGTCCTGATGTTCGTTGTTCTCCTgatcgtcgtcttcatcttcctggCCTGGTTCCAGTCCAGCTTCTTGACA ACCGTCGCTACCGCCGGAACCGCCctcctgtctctctctttcgtcTTCGCCGTTACCACCCAGGAATTCCTCGGCTCCTGCATTTTCCTTTTCGTCAAACATCCCTATGACGTCGGTGACAGGGTTGACATCGTTGGTTCCGAGAAGCAGCAACTCATCGTGGACAAGATTTCTCTCCTGTACACCGTCTTCACCCGCATCGATAAGATGCAGGTGGTACAGGTCCCCAACATCACGCTCAACAACCTTTGGATTGAGAACGTCACTCGCAGCAAGGCCATGAAGGAAGTTATTGACCTGAACGTCTCATACGACACGAGCTTCGAGGACCTGGAGCTGCTGCGTGTCGAGCTGGAGAACTTTGTCCGCAACTCAGACAACTCTCGCGATTTCATGCCGGATATCGCCATTGGCGTCGCTGGTGTCGGCGACTTGGACAAGCTGCAGCTTAAGATCGCTATCAAGCACAAGTCTAACTGGCACAACGATGCCGTACGCGCAACCCGCCGCTCCAAGTTCATGTGCGCCCTGGCCATGGCCCTCAAGAAGATCCCAATCTACGCACCCGGAGGTGGTGCCGAAGCTCTTGGCGCTCCTGGCAACCCGTCCTACTCTGTGGCCGTGTCCGACCAGTTTGCCGCATCCGCCCGTGACCAGGCCGCcaaagaaaaggaggcgAAGCGCTTGGTGCCCTCCCCTGCCGCCGAAGGTACCGACACGCAACCGGACCCCAACACCGAAAAGCAGGCCGTGCAGGAGCTGAACCTACGCGACCCGCTGACCGAGGAGGAGTGGGGCTACCGAGTGGGCGACGAACAGACCCTGTCTGGATCTAGGGACCGCCAATCGGAGGACCGACGCCGCTCCAACGACATCGACCGCGTCCGCAGTCAGCTTATGAAGCGGGCCAGCAccaggggcggcggcggtcgtcGCAAGCCCGGCGAAAGCATTCCCATGTCGACTATCAACGACGGGATGGGCTTGAACTTGGCGCAGACCACATCACGAAGCCGCATCTATGATGAGGAGGCTGGGACTGGCGTGCCAGACTCATACAACTCGGCCTACTATGGCACCCAATCCCCGAGCTATCCCAACTACGGACAGACACTGTCCCCTACCATCTCTCCGCCCCAACAGACTTCCGGGCTCACGCCCCACCCCCTTCAGAGCGCGCCGTCCGGACAGCGTCCACGAGGACGCAGTGTCTCCAACAGCCAACAGCAGAATGAGGCCGACCAGAGCGGTCAGAAGAAGTAG
- a CDS encoding Deacetylase complex subunit — protein sequence MATNEAAAPNLGGASAQHRAGRASPAPQSKRDRKRQALVDKIANLQEKFSRDRDLGYRDQLQKVQVDTNLVQRIDPYADDVLNVIASLRQEHEESQGQEALSDSNRTLLQMAGPKFEDFVQGIEDLIEYRDFHLLQHMHEHERRLHQYKNEYLYKVETAKREHQALSATLRDRLVNTLLSRKYRLNKEKEALEISDSSALLLHPNQFSITNPASPGGTHGKRATRLRKDAEELAGYADGKKRKRNPGEDDGSPVPSRRALDPNSTTPLWQNEKLRVAAKQNGPAYSIDKLFTDKELSLAYNQAAVASHKYVLRHKPYANGGSSPGSDSGQGDENGDQDSEAVLSAPTMERTSSHATRSTRAGINQNLIDAVEGANGLELPKYLEIMQPHEPAKLPAVNVTNYFKPVRGNTDGNLPQPLSHEEINSDIMVMDLFKKYDANHKPGDSIDHPNGSRKLLEASITPYTNTPHTGFNPGPRPDPTRFREDLMPIESSVRDEAPPLSLAAVAAVPMSRTSSAAGGTAMSRQGSSRGKGRKNQ from the exons ATGGCAACCAACGAAGCAGCAGCCCCCAATTTGGGTGGTGCCTCCGCCCAGCACAGGGCAGGGCGAGCATCTCCGGCACCCCAATCGAAGCGCGACCGCAAGCGCCAGGCCCTTGTCGACAAGATTGCCAACTTGCAGGAGAAGTTCAGCCGAGACCGTGATCTCGGATACCGTGATCAGCTGCAGAAGGTCCAAGTCGATACCAACCTCGTCCAGCGCATCGACCCgtacgccgacgacgttctGAACGTCATCGCTAGCCTGCGCCAAGAGCACGAGGAGTCCCAGGGACAAGAGGCGCTGTCCGACAGCAACCGGACTTTGCTGCAGATGGCAGGTCCCAAATTCGAGGACTTCGTTCAAGGCATCGAGGATCTCATCGAGTACCGAGACTTTCATTTGCTCCAACACATG CATGAGCACGAGCGCCGCCTACACCAGTACAAGAACGAATACCTCTACAAGGTCGAGACAGCAAAGCGCGAGCACCAGGCCCTCTCGGCTACCCTTCGGGACCGTCTCGTCAATACTCTGCTCTCGAGAAAGTACCGCCTgaacaaggagaaggaggcgctGGAGATATCCGATTcgtcggcgctgctgctccaCCCCAACCAGTTCAGCATTACGAACCCAGCCAGCCCTGGAGGCACCCACGGAAAGCGCGCGACAAGACTGCGCAAagatgccgaggagctcgccggcTACGCGGATGGCAAGAAGCGCAAGAGGAATCcgggcgaagacgacggctCTCCTGTCCCCTCCAGACGGGCTCTCGATCCTAACAGCACGACACCTCTCTGGCAGAACGAGAAGCTCCGGGTTGCCGCAAAACAAAACGGTCCCGCCTACAGCATTGATAAGCTCTTTACTGACAAGGAGCTCTCTCTGGCATACAACCAAGCAGCCGTCGCTTCCCACAAGTATGTCCTCAGGCACAAGCCTTATGCGAACGGAGGCTCTTCCCCCGGCAGCGATTCCGGCCAGGGCGACGAGAATGGCGACCAGGACAGCGAGGCTGTTCTGTCAGCCCCGACCATGGAGCGCACGAGTTCCCATGCCACGAGAAGCACAAGGGCCGGCATCAACCAGAATCTGATTGACGCCGTAGAGGGAGCCAATGGGCTTGAGTTGCCCAAGTATCTTGAGATTATGCAGCCGCATGAGCCTGCCAAACTCCCTGCGGTCAACGTGACCAACTACTTCAAGCCAGTCAGAGGAAACACGGATGGCAACCTGCCGCAACCCCTGTCGCATGAGGAGATCAACTCCGATATCATGGTTATGGATTTGTTCAAGAAGTATGATGCGAACCACAAGCCTGGCGATTCGATCGATCATCCCAACGGTAGCAGGAAGCTTCTTGAGGCTTCTATCACCCCGTACACCAACACTCCCCACACGGGATTCAATCCTGGCCCCCGACCGGACCCGACGAGATTTAGGGAGGATCTGATGCCAATCGAGAGCAGCGTTCGCGACGAAGCACCGCCGCTGTCActtgccgctgtcgccgccgtccccatGAGCCGCACCAGCAGCGCTGCGGGAGGGACAGCAATGAGTCGGCAAGGCAGCTCCCGTGGCAAGGGTCGCAAGAACCAGTGA
- a CDS encoding Methyltransferase codes for MAIDTVPRGDVRATLNFYAAPPDNSTPYNTINPEGPPGRNYGDSPTETLLHDIRGRESDFNLDRDAFAVIRNLPPSSEKDFVDDDSVKQNYYPELEKLLLEHVPGSNRVIFFDHTIRRADPKALRNPVTRVHIDQTPVSVIQRIKRHLPEEADKLLAGRYRIINVWRPLNKNPVESFPLGFASSSTLADEDIVPIEHRYTTGYTGQTAGIKFSPDQKWYYLSGMTGDERLLLECFDSEGLRDGTGVAGGRLAHTAFKDPRTRADAEGRESIEVRALVFGP; via the coding sequence ATGGCCATCGATACAGTCCCCCGCGGCGACGTCCGCGCAACCCTGAACTTCTATGCCGCGCCACCGGATAACTCTACCCCCTACAACACAATCAATCCGGAAGGGCCCCCCGGCAGGAACTACGGCGACAGTCCCACTGAGACCCTCCTCCATGACATCCGCGGCCGCGAGTCCGACTTCAACCTCGACCGCGACGCCTTTGCCGTCATCCGCAATCTCCCGCCCTCGTCCGAGAAGgacttcgtcgacgacgactccGTCAAGCAGAATTACTACccggagctcgagaagctcctcctcgaacACGTCCCGGGTAGCAACCGCGTCATCTTCTTTGACCACACCATCCGCCGTGCCGACCCAAAAGCCCTCCGGAACCCCGTCACTCGCGTCCACATCGACCAGACACCGGTTTCCGTGATCCAGCGCATCAAGAGGCACCTGCCAGAGGAGGCTGACAAGCTGCTCGCGGGCCGTTACCGCATCATCAACGTCTGGCGCCCGCTTAACAAAAACCCCGTCGAGTCGTTCCCGCTCGGCTtcgcgtcgtcctcgactcTGGCTGACGAGGACATCGTGCCCATCGAGCACCGGTATACCACAGGGTACACCGGCCAGACAGCGGGCATTAAGTTCAGCCCGGATCAGAAGTGGTACTACCTGAGCGGCATGACGGGCGACGAGCGTCTGTTGCTCGAGTGCTTCGACAGCGAGGGTCTTCGTGACGGCACTGGGGTCGCGGGTGGGCGATTGGCTCATACCGCCTTTAAAGATCCAAGGACTAGGGCTGACGCTGAGGGTCGCGAGAGTATTGAAGTTCGCGCACTGGTCTTTGGGCCTTGA
- a CDS encoding ARS binding protein 2 — translation MISPQSTMQRQSQPPPHTADLHGHSPSPSIKRQQHTTAAAPTTLTTAAAAATTTATTTITTTPLSSTTTPSAVPVARPTLPDTDVTAETIEDAYISFILYCNPAVPPETDAAALREAFRVPPKSGGKTFSTFTLFLLIKQLETKEIKTWAELALKLGVEPPDQDKGQSSQKIQQYAVRLKRWMHSMHVDVFFEYLMDRPHPYWTKIPSDPNPVCEAGRDGVLAEDDMALRALLPQIRPRRGRKRPDEDDFAKSPSQRARLDSPPTGNGYGPSQGETLGPWSAHPDGRASFGCSDPSRLSISSGPASGWPPAHDTAQTPLTAYPQGPMSALTPSTGNDGFWGDTEPRSAITQSRPKAPHRRHGAKAVSSAWRSGGPGGSGKTRGRPPMNKTNVDGPFVAFPVDEPASKRKGSDTTSIMGPITPPTSLSNSVPPAVRPDIAHLPQTQRPAKPNISLQVPERLGGSVRLATPPPPVVLVNGDPAGRSPGPTNLTTSAPPVELPSNNHSNAPPTATPFADLHAQTAQNPLPTAQRRGVPILSNDIPIGMFENMEDRTNIDAVLGYFAHETANGDWVDAHDNPIGKCSIAEAYALVHTTVERMWQTAPNHDAFLVNLAALAGGRALMTTSKLRIKREEEHGDRATYSCSWQFRLGTIRGNYNMVQTVMYNRWKRPEEKTEKPNMKGTAEAESEWERKYRDLLALSEKRDKEIQALRAGITAKLNQSFDNFKDIEK, via the exons ATGATATCCCCGCAGTCCACGATGCAGCGTCAATctcagccgccgccgcataCCGCCGACCTGCATGGGCAttccccgtcgccgtccatAAAACGGCAGCAGCACACAACAGCTGCTGCCCCTACTACTCTtactactgctgctgctgctgctactacTACCGCTACCACTACCATTACCACTACCCCACTGTCATCAACCACGACGCCTTCTGCCGTCCCCGTGGCGAGGCCCACTCTTCCGGACACGGACgtgacggccgagacgatCGAGGATGCCTACATTAGCTTTATCTTGTACTGCAACCCCGCCGtgccgcccgagacggaCGCCGCTGCTCTGCGGGAGGCATTTCGCGTCCCTCCCAagagcggcggcaagacATTCAGCACTTTTACTCTCTTTTTGCTCATCAAGCAGCTTGAGACCAAGGAGATTAAGACCTGGGCCGAATTGGCTCTGAAGTTGGGCGTCGAGCCACCGGATCAGGACAAGGGGCAGAGTTCTCAGAAGATCCAGCAGTATGCTGTCCGGCTCAAG CGCTGGATGCATTCTATGCACGTGGATGTCTTTTTTGAGTATCTGATGGACCGCCCTCATCCGTACTGGACCAAGATCCCCAGTGACCCGAACCCAGTGTGTGAAGCGGGAAGGGACGGCGTCTTGGCGGAGGACGACATGGCTCTCCGCGCGCTGTTGCCGCAAATTCGGCCCAGGCGTGGTAGGAAACGCCCAGATGAAGATGATTTCGCCAAGTCTCCCTCACAACGAGCGAGGTTGGACTCGCCGCCGACCGGGAATGGGTATGGCCCGAGCCAAGGAGAGACTCTTGGACCGTGGTCCGCCCACCCCGATGGCCGGGCTTCGTTCGGCTGCTCCGACCCTTCGAGACTGAGCATCAGTTCGGGACCGGCATCAGGATGGCCGCCGGCTCATGACACGGCGCAGACGCCTCTCACAGCATACCCGCAAGGCCCAATGTCGGCGCTGACACCGTCAACAGGCAATGATGGCTTCTGGGGCGATACCGAACCCAGGTCAGCAATCACGCAGTCACGACCCAAGGCCCCTCACCGGCGACACGGCGCTAAGGCTGTGTCTTCCGCCTGGAGGAGCGGTGGCCCGGGAGGCAGCGGCAAAACACGCGGCAGGCCCCCGATGAACAAGACCAATGTCGACGGTCCATTTGTGGCGTTTCCGGTCGACGAACCGGCTTCGAAAAGAAAAGGCTCCGATACCACGAGCATCATGGGGCCGATCACACCCCCGACATCATTATCCAACAGCGTGCCGCCGGCTGTGCGCCCCGACATCGCCCACTTGCCCCAGACGCAACGGCCGGCTAAGCCCAACATCTCACTCCAAGTCCCAGAACGATTGGGCGGCTCTGTCCGTCTCGCGACACCACCTCCGCCTGTCGTCCTGGTCAACGGGGACCCCGCGGGCCGATCACCTGGTCCAACGAATCTGACCACGTCCGCACCGCCGGTGGAATTACCAAGCAACAATCATAGCAACGCGCCACCGACCGCAACACCATTTGCGGACCTGCACGCGCAGACTGCCCAAAATCCACTGCCCACCGCGCAACGCCGCGGCGTCCCCATCTTGTCGAACGATATTCCTATAGGCATGTTCGAAAACATGGAGGACCGCACCAATATCGACGCGGTGCTGGGCTACTTTGCGCACGAGACGGCGAACGGCGACTGGGTGGACGCGCATGATAACCCGATCGGCAAGTGCAGCATCGCGGAGGCGTACGCGCTCGTGCACACGACGGTGGAGCGCATGTGGCAGACGGCGCCAAACCACGATGCGTTTCTCGTCAACCTCGCAGCGCTGGCTGGCGGGCGGGcgttgatgacgacgagcaAGCTGCGGATCaagcgggaggaggagcacgGGGACCGCGCAACATATAGCTGCAGCTGGCAGTTCCGGCTGGGTACGATCCGCGGGAACTACAACATGGTGCAGACGGTCATGTACAACCGGTGGAAGCGGcccgaggagaagacggagaagccgAACATGAAAGggacggccgaggccgagtcgGAGTGGGAGAGGAAGTACCGGGATCTGTTGGCGTTGTCGGAGAAGAGGGACAAGGAGATACAGGCGCTCCGGGCCGGGATCACGGCGAAGCTGAACCAATCGTTTGATAACTTTAAGGATATCGAGAAATGA
- a CDS encoding Dienelactone hydrolase, producing MQIAQLQVSNTPSLSSPRRSFDLEPLQQTLPSRVSSPPKTQLSKMLIKESHVDVPTKADGKEGSMRIFLFHPSIPGYPNAKFPGVCVFSEIYQVTGPVARFARQIAGQGYIVAAPSSYHDFAGPEPLAYDVPGTDKGNAWKVEKTLESYDEDSRRTVDYLLTLPTCTGKIGSTGMCLGGHLAVRASLDKRIASCVAYFATDIHSRTLGPHTAKNTSPTPPEGSTHTLDLFPTLAHAEVAMIFGVKDTHVPPEGRDLIRAKLREAGVTTSFYEFAWAQHAFIRDELSKGRYDPAITKVCFEILLELFGRTLKLDLGPQEGVGEVEHVC from the exons ATGCAAATCGCTCAACTCCAAGTCTCCAACACACCTTCACTTTCAAGCCCACGTCGTTCATTCGATCTCGAGCCTCTGCAACAGACCCTCCCGTCTCGAGTCTCGTCCCCCCCAAAAACACAGCTGTCAAAAATGCTCATCAAGGAGTCTCACGTCGACGTGCCGACCAAGGCCGACGGGAAGGAGGGTTCCATGA GaatcttcctcttccacccGTCCATCCCCGGCTACCCCAACGC GAAATTCCCCGGAGTCTGCGTCTTCTCCGAGATCTACCAAG TCACCGGCCCCGTCGCCCGCTTCGCCCGCCAGATCGCGGGCCAGGGCTACATCGTCGCCGCTCCCTCGTCCTACCACGACTTCGCCGGCCCCGAGCCCCTGGCCTACGACGTGCCTGGCACCGACAAGGGCAACGCCTggaaggtcgagaag ACCCTCGAGTCCTACGATGAAGACTCCCGCCGCACCGTGGACTACCTCCTCACCCTCCCGACTTGCACTGGCAAGATCGGAAGCACGGGCATGTGTCTAGGCGGccacctcgccgtccgcgccTCT CTCGACAAGAGAATCGCCTCGTGCGTGGCCTACTTCGCCACGGACATCCACAGCCGCACCCTCGGCCCCCACACGGCCAAGAACACctccccgacgccgcccgaggGCAGCACCCACACCCTCGACCTCTTCCCGACCCTGGCccacgccgaggtcgccatgATCTTCGGCGTCAAGGACACCCACGTCCCGCCCGAGGGCCGCGACCTCATCCGCGCCAAGctgcgcgaggccggcgtcacGACGAGCTTCTACGAGTTCGCCTGGGCCCAGCACGCCTTCATCCGCGACGAGCTCAGCAAGGGCCGCTACGACCCGGCCATCACAAAGGTCTGCTTCGAGATCCTGCTGGAGCTGTTCGGGAGGACGCTCAAGTTGGATCTGGGCCCCcaggagggcgtcggcgaggtggaACACGTGTGTTGA